In Rhodothermales bacterium, a genomic segment contains:
- a CDS encoding 4Fe-4S binding protein: MDRRSFLKTGGAAAACAVTGKRQDQLEDPTEFVGVLVDTTRCIGCRSCEVACGMAHDLHVPDVQNDGALDEKRTTSERQWTVVNRYDTDAGEVFVKKQCMHCWQPACASACLTNAMHKTKEGPVIWRSDKCMGCRFCMVSCPFDVPKFEYDSWNPRIQKCTMCWDRLQQGQEPACVKACPTDALTFGPKRELMEIARIRIYNHPDRYVHKIYGEHEVGGTGWLYLSAVPFEQLGFRMDLGTTPYPEYTRDFLYGVPVVLFALPALLYGMRLLSDGSDSEMGPPDPRNDNP, encoded by the coding sequence ATGGATCGAAGATCGTTCTTGAAGACCGGAGGCGCGGCCGCAGCATGTGCAGTCACTGGAAAGCGCCAGGATCAACTGGAGGACCCCACGGAATTTGTCGGCGTCCTCGTCGATACGACGCGATGTATCGGCTGTCGGTCGTGCGAGGTCGCGTGCGGAATGGCCCATGACCTCCACGTTCCGGACGTGCAAAACGATGGCGCTCTCGATGAGAAGCGTACAACGTCCGAGCGCCAGTGGACGGTCGTCAACCGATACGATACGGACGCGGGAGAGGTGTTCGTCAAAAAGCAGTGCATGCACTGCTGGCAGCCCGCGTGCGCCTCGGCGTGTCTGACGAATGCGATGCACAAGACGAAAGAGGGCCCCGTCATCTGGCGGTCAGACAAGTGTATGGGCTGTCGCTTCTGCATGGTCTCTTGCCCGTTCGACGTTCCGAAGTTCGAATACGATTCCTGGAACCCGCGCATCCAGAAGTGCACCATGTGCTGGGATCGACTTCAGCAGGGCCAGGAGCCGGCATGCGTGAAGGCCTGCCCCACGGACGCGCTGACATTCGGCCCGAAACGCGAACTGATGGAGATTGCACGCATCCGCATATACAACCACCCGGACCGGTACGTGCACAAGATCTATGGCGAGCACGAAGTGGGCGGTACGGGCTGGCTATACCTGTCGGCAGTGCCTTTCGAACAGCTGGGCTTTCGGATGGATCTGGGCACGACACCATACCCTGAGTACACACGAGACTTTTTGTATGGCGTGCCGGTGGTTCTCTTCGCCCTCCCCGCACTTCTGTACGGCATGCGACTACTGTCCGACGGTTCAGATAGCGAGATGGGGCCTCCGGACCCGAGAAACGACAACCCTTGA
- a CDS encoding response regulator yields MKAMVALMVVVTVVVFLIVDVTTRLALKKYQENKERQQRAEALELGLKLDYSEEAPTLKRVEVADPKAWILAVDDESIVLESFRKILVLSGFNVDTVENGKEALGLIRNHEYDFVFTDLKMPEMDGIDVVKAVKHVRPDIDVIMITGYATIESAVDAMKYGAMDYVQKPFTADELIAFASQALIRRQARIEKERRPKLHLVTPSSSASVEPKTVNVPAGLFISPTHSWVYLCRDGYLLVGIDDFALKVIGEVDEVLAVRVGQNVRKGERLFDVISGNATVSFVSPVSGRVATINEGILDEPELVTREPYDRGWVCGIEPSDLPNEIRSLRIGAEAIEWYQHEVDRYVEMVDAHGAGEGGRPLSPADVLSSSAEEPQQSVADA; encoded by the coding sequence GTGAAAGCGATGGTTGCGTTGATGGTGGTGGTCACCGTGGTTGTCTTTCTGATTGTCGACGTCACGACGCGTCTTGCGCTCAAGAAGTACCAGGAGAACAAAGAGCGACAACAGCGTGCAGAGGCGCTCGAACTCGGCCTGAAACTCGACTACTCCGAGGAGGCGCCGACACTCAAGCGCGTCGAAGTTGCGGATCCAAAGGCGTGGATACTCGCCGTAGACGACGAGTCAATCGTTCTCGAGTCGTTCCGCAAGATTCTCGTGCTCTCGGGTTTCAACGTCGATACCGTGGAGAACGGAAAGGAAGCGCTCGGACTCATCCGCAACCACGAGTACGACTTCGTCTTTACGGACCTGAAGATGCCCGAAATGGATGGTATCGATGTCGTTAAAGCGGTTAAGCATGTCAGACCCGACATCGACGTCATAATGATCACGGGTTATGCGACGATTGAGTCCGCCGTCGATGCCATGAAGTACGGCGCCATGGACTACGTGCAGAAGCCGTTCACGGCCGACGAACTCATTGCGTTCGCAAGTCAGGCACTCATCCGTCGGCAGGCGCGAATCGAGAAGGAGCGAAGGCCGAAGCTGCATCTGGTTACTCCCTCCTCCAGTGCATCGGTGGAACCCAAGACCGTCAACGTACCGGCGGGATTGTTCATCTCGCCCACCCATTCGTGGGTCTATTTGTGCCGGGACGGTTACTTGCTCGTCGGCATCGATGATTTCGCGCTGAAGGTTATTGGAGAGGTCGACGAGGTTCTCGCTGTGCGGGTTGGGCAGAACGTGAGGAAGGGCGAGCGATTGTTTGACGTCATCAGCGGGAACGCCACAGTTTCATTTGTCTCGCCGGTTTCAGGCAGGGTGGCGACCATCAACGAAGGCATTCTCGATGAGCCGGAGCTTGTAACACGCGAGCCCTACGATCGCGGCTGGGTCTGCGGAATCGAGCCCTCCGACCTGCCGAATGAAATACGGTCGCTTCGTATCGGCGCCGAAGCTATCGAATGGTATCAGCATGAGGTGGATCGCTACGTGGAGATGGTGGATGCACACGGGGCCGGGGAAGGCGGCAGACCGCTTTCGCCCGCCGACGTTCTCAGCTCTTCCGCGGAAGAACCGCAACAATCTGTTGCGGATGCTTGA